The following proteins come from a genomic window of Amaranthus tricolor cultivar Red isolate AtriRed21 chromosome 14, ASM2621246v1, whole genome shotgun sequence:
- the LOC130800212 gene encoding uncharacterized protein LOC130800212 isoform X1 — MKPSKFVFIIQVTAIGAKKRRSFSIKSLPTLALLCAAVFIGSTFIVTDYKERFSPQGVLNIFLRTQSMKCQGRCKPIGTEALPKGIISSTSDLEMRPLWGTPVKKKSDKNLLAMAVGLKHEERVDKIVRKFMGYNFVVMLFHYDGNVDDWSDFKWSTRVLHVVAAHQTKWWFAKRFLHPDIVSQYSYIFLWDEDLGVENFNVQRYLSVIKKEGLQISQPALDQEKSEGHRVLVHRRIDKVLPGGRKCNENSTEPPCTGWVEMMAPAFSRAAWRCAWYMIQSDLVHEWGAEFQLGYCAQGDRTKYIGIVDSDYVVHYGHPTLEGTAQNEVTFTTIFCFLHHKRTLQWFTFAITFDDNSCRLMLRPLVLKPLKIGVKVWFWFGFDTNPNQTE; from the exons ATGAAGCCTTCAAAATTT GTTTTTATCATCCAGGTGACTGCTATTGGTGCTAAAAAACGAAGATCCTTTTCTATCAAGTCCCTTCCTACTCTGGCTTTGTTATGTGCTGCTGTGTTCATTGGTAGCACATTTATTGTAACAGATTATAAAGAG AGATTCTCACCACAGGGCGTGCTGAACATTTTTCTAAGAACACAATCCATGAAGTGTCAG GGGCGATGTAAACCTATTGGAACGGAGGCACTGCCTAAAGGCATTATTTCGAGCACATCTGACTTGGAAATGCGACCATTATGGGGCACTCCAGTGAAGAAG AAATCAGATAAGAACTTATTGGCTATGGCTGTCGGTTTGAAGCATGAAGAACGCGTTGATAAAATCGTGAGGAAG TTTATGGGATACAATTTTGTCGTCATGCTTTTTCATTACGATGGAAATGTGGATGACTGGAGTGACTTTAAGTGGAGCACTCGAGTTTTACATGTCGTTGCTGCCCATCAAACTAAATG GTGGTTTGCAAAGCGTTTCTTACATCCTGATATTGTTTCACAATACTCGTACATTTTCCTTTGGGACGAAGACCTAGGAGTTGAAAACTTCAATGTTCAACG GTACTTATCTGTCATTAAGAAAGAAGGACTACAGATATCACAACCTGCCCTTGATCAGGAAAAATCAGAGGGCCATCGCGTACTTGTGCACAG GAGAATCGACAAGGTCCTTCCTGGGGGAAGAAAGTGCAACGAAAATAGCACAGAACCTCCTTGTACTGGGTGGGTGGAGATGATGGCTCCGGCTTTCTCAAGAGCAGCATGGCGCTGTGCGTGGTATATGATCCAG AGCGACTTGGTTCATGAATGGGGAGCGGAATTCCAGCTTGGTTACTGTGCTCAG GGTGATAGAACTAAATACATTGGCATTGTTGATTCCGATTATGTAGTGCACTATGGCCATCCTACTCTGGAGGGTACTGCACAGAACGAGGTAACATTTACgacaatattttgttttctacatcacAAAAGGACCCTTCAATGGTTCACATTTGCCATTACTTTTGATGATAATTCATGCAGACTGATGCTAAGGCCTCTAGTCTTGAAGCCCCTAAAAATAGGGGTGAAAGTTTGGTTTTGGTTTGGATTCGATacaaatccaaatcaaaccgaataa
- the LOC130800212 gene encoding uncharacterized protein LOC130800212 isoform X2, which translates to MKPSKFVTAIGAKKRRSFSIKSLPTLALLCAAVFIGSTFIVTDYKERFSPQGVLNIFLRTQSMKCQGRCKPIGTEALPKGIISSTSDLEMRPLWGTPVKKKSDKNLLAMAVGLKHEERVDKIVRKFMGYNFVVMLFHYDGNVDDWSDFKWSTRVLHVVAAHQTKWWFAKRFLHPDIVSQYSYIFLWDEDLGVENFNVQRYLSVIKKEGLQISQPALDQEKSEGHRVLVHRRIDKVLPGGRKCNENSTEPPCTGWVEMMAPAFSRAAWRCAWYMIQSDLVHEWGAEFQLGYCAQGDRTKYIGIVDSDYVVHYGHPTLEGTAQNEVTFTTIFCFLHHKRTLQWFTFAITFDDNSCRLMLRPLVLKPLKIGVKVWFWFGFDTNPNQTE; encoded by the exons ATGAAGCCTTCAAAATTT GTGACTGCTATTGGTGCTAAAAAACGAAGATCCTTTTCTATCAAGTCCCTTCCTACTCTGGCTTTGTTATGTGCTGCTGTGTTCATTGGTAGCACATTTATTGTAACAGATTATAAAGAG AGATTCTCACCACAGGGCGTGCTGAACATTTTTCTAAGAACACAATCCATGAAGTGTCAG GGGCGATGTAAACCTATTGGAACGGAGGCACTGCCTAAAGGCATTATTTCGAGCACATCTGACTTGGAAATGCGACCATTATGGGGCACTCCAGTGAAGAAG AAATCAGATAAGAACTTATTGGCTATGGCTGTCGGTTTGAAGCATGAAGAACGCGTTGATAAAATCGTGAGGAAG TTTATGGGATACAATTTTGTCGTCATGCTTTTTCATTACGATGGAAATGTGGATGACTGGAGTGACTTTAAGTGGAGCACTCGAGTTTTACATGTCGTTGCTGCCCATCAAACTAAATG GTGGTTTGCAAAGCGTTTCTTACATCCTGATATTGTTTCACAATACTCGTACATTTTCCTTTGGGACGAAGACCTAGGAGTTGAAAACTTCAATGTTCAACG GTACTTATCTGTCATTAAGAAAGAAGGACTACAGATATCACAACCTGCCCTTGATCAGGAAAAATCAGAGGGCCATCGCGTACTTGTGCACAG GAGAATCGACAAGGTCCTTCCTGGGGGAAGAAAGTGCAACGAAAATAGCACAGAACCTCCTTGTACTGGGTGGGTGGAGATGATGGCTCCGGCTTTCTCAAGAGCAGCATGGCGCTGTGCGTGGTATATGATCCAG AGCGACTTGGTTCATGAATGGGGAGCGGAATTCCAGCTTGGTTACTGTGCTCAG GGTGATAGAACTAAATACATTGGCATTGTTGATTCCGATTATGTAGTGCACTATGGCCATCCTACTCTGGAGGGTACTGCACAGAACGAGGTAACATTTACgacaatattttgttttctacatcacAAAAGGACCCTTCAATGGTTCACATTTGCCATTACTTTTGATGATAATTCATGCAGACTGATGCTAAGGCCTCTAGTCTTGAAGCCCCTAAAAATAGGGGTGAAAGTTTGGTTTTGGTTTGGATTCGATacaaatccaaatcaaaccgaataa